Below is a genomic region from Triticum dicoccoides isolate Atlit2015 ecotype Zavitan chromosome 5A, WEW_v2.0, whole genome shotgun sequence.
cttcgcctttccctctccctGCTTTCTTCACGAGTGTGGTGTGCGCTCTCCCTTCTGTCAGGTCTACTATGACTGCTGCTCCTTTCTCTGTGCCTACGATCAACATTGTCTCTATCTATGCTGCTGTGCCTTCTTTCATCCATATATCTTTCCCGGCTATCACGCCTATCACTATGTCCATCACGAACAACACGACTGCTGCTCCTTTCTCTGTCGTCTTCCCGTGTCCTAGTTGCATGCCTACCAAAACCATTCCTGTCGTTGTTGTCACGATCAGGGTCAGCCCTTGGACTTGCCCGCGAACCATTAGCTTTGGCATCAGCTTCTCCGGACCTTGGGTGATTCCTAGAATGAACCTCTTCAATGTGGTTCCTGGAGGAAGGAGATCTCTTGGTGGTGTGATCTCTCTGATGAGAATCGTTATTAGAGGACAGAGTTTGACGCTCGTCCTCATGGTTCCTTCCCCTGTCCTTTGTCGGCCGTGGAGACTTTGACACCCTGTGACTCTGTTCATGTCCTTTACCAATATTATCCTCATCACCTGAAAAGATACCTACGCTTTCAGAGCCACGAGCAGTGTGATTCAACCTGCCTTCATCTTTTGAGGGCGGAGAATGACTAGGCTGCGTCACGTCAACGGCCGAGTTGGTGCCAGCATGATCACCGACTAGCTCCTGCACTTGAAACACGTCAAAAGGTAAGTAGATTTCCCGGCTCGGGTAGCAAGCAGCATGGATGGAGAAAgcacagaagaagaaaaaaactacatactattcttttcgttcgagctGTTGGTTGGTGGTTCCAAGTGATTCATTCAGGAATTTGCCTAGCTGCTCTGGCTAGGATTTCGAATCTAGGGTTAACAAAGAGTTGCAGCTGAACAATCGAGGCTTAATATAGTGTTGCCTAGACTGAGAGAGGGCACACAGCATGTATAATTAGCAGAGACTTTGAATTTGGCGAGCACAGCATGACGGGAGAGGGGGTGAGGGAGAAGGGGGCAGACAGACCGGGTCGGCTCGCGGAGATGCGGGGTCGTCCCCGCGGGGGCCGCCATCGACTTCCATagccccgccggcgccggcgccggcatcGTCTAGTATCTCCCCCTCCTCGACGTCTTCTCCGTCGGCCGCGGAGGGCGGCGGGGGCTGGGCGTCGTCCGGACGGCGGTGGCGGTGGGAGCGGTGGTGGTGCCTGCGGCGCTTCGGGGAGGCGTCGGGGGCGGGGTCCGCGTCGTCGCGCTCCCGGCGGCGCCGGTGCTTGGCGGGGGatccgggcggcgacggcgacggcgacgggtctCCGGCCATTGGAGCGATGAGGTAGGGTTAGGGTTTGGTTCGCGAATCGGGGCGGACGGCGAGTCGGAGGGAGATGCGGTGCGCTCCGTCGGCTTTGCTTTATTGGTTGGTTGGGGTCGGACGGGTGACTGACAGGGTGGCCCCGCACGTTCCAATCGACTCCATTCCAGATTCGATTTCCACTCCAAAGTCCAAAGTGGGTCAAATTTATTCTTTATTTCATTACAAAAAAAAAGTGAGCCACCTACGGCCTCTGACAGCGCTTTGAGTCTACATATATATGACAAAACAGTATAACTAAACTACATAGGCCCTCTAACAGCAGAAAttgcttttggaggccgagctccataaaGATCTTCACATGCAAGATTCAAAAATCGTGAAAATccatatttttacatttcaaaatTTTTGAAAGAAAATACATATGTAGGTTGAGGCATAGTGCACAAGTGTATAATTTTTCAGATGATATACGTAGAAATGAGGttgtgaaaaaataataatatgtggctttttaacacatgatactattcatctttTTAGACCATGAACTTGTCTTTTTTACAGATCACATTTCAACGTATTTCATTTTcaaattttacacacatacacatCACATCCTTAGTTTACTTGTACAAATTTTTTCAGATTATTTTGAAATTAAAACATTTGAATTTTGAAATCCGGCCTCCATGAAGGCCGAGATCCAAAACGATATTCTCCTCTGACAGCGTTTTAAACTGTGAGAGGGTGCCCGATCACACATATGGATGTACAAGATCATTCCGCTATCTTGCTGCTTCGCTTGGGCCATGTCAGTTGTGTCAGCTAGCCGCTACTCCGGAGATAAAGCTAGAAACCCTCACGTTAATTCGGATTAGTATCTATAATTGGTTGTTTAAGCATGACGTTGATGAGCTATTGCCCCCTCAAATTATTTGGATCTTTTTTCATATACAAAAAAGTACGTaagatttctttttttctttatccaTTCCGCTCCTTTCGTCGTGCTCTCCCATTCGTTCAATGTTTAGCTCCTCTTCGTCGTCTATTGTTTGTACTTCGACGACGTTAAACACATGGGCCAAGCGCAGTAAAATCTGACGAGTCCACATCTCTCTATCGCACGTCGTTTTACTACTTCCATCCCAACCTCAAACAGGTTTGCGCCGCCGCATGCTCCTATCCTCCTCTATCGCAACCCCTAGTGCGACATCACTTGTCCGTCGCCTCGTCCAACCTCTAATGAGTGTTTTAATATGTGATGGTCGTCCGATCACACGTACGGCGCTTCTTTTAGGCCAACCCGGTTGTGTCAATTGGGTCGCTGCTTCAGAAATCAAGCTAGGCGCTCTAACGTTAACCGGGTTGTTATATATGATTAGTTGTTCAAGCATGACATTGACGGGCTACTGCTCCGCCGAATCATCTGAAACTTGCTTACCTATCTAAAAAATACGCAAGGAGTTTTTTATTCCGCTCCTTTATCATTCATTCGATGTGTAGCTCTTCTTCGTTGTGCATCGTCCGCACTTTGACGACGCCGaacccatgggccaagcccaggacCCGACCAGCCCACATCTCTTTCCCTCACACGTCGTTTTACTACTCCTATCCCAACCTCGAACAGGTTTTTGCATCGCCGCCCGTCCTCTCTCCTCCTCTGACGCAAACCCTAGTACATCATCACGTGTCCGTTGCCTCGTCCATCTTTTAATGAGTGACTATCTTTGATATTTATGTATGATACAAAATAGTGAAAGAATACATCTAGAGACTCGAATTCAAATGCATCTGGACGATTCTGATCAGCCGAGACCGGCCTCGTAATGGAATTTCGGTTCTAGATGGAGCAAATTCGTTTTTTCACAGCGGTGGGAGAGATCAGTCGAGTGGGCAAAAAGGAGTAGGTGGTTAATTTACGCAGCTAAAGCCCAAATGGATCCGAATTTGGTGGGAAATTACAGCGGAAGTGCCACACATCACATCCCAGCGTGAGTCTGCGTCTCCactcccccgcaccctccccggccaGATCCACCTCCCcggccgcccgcccgcccgcctccCAGCCCCCCCTAGCTCCTCCGCATCCAGATCCTGCGGCCGGTAATGGCGCCGTTGCCTCCGCATCCGCAAGCAGCGCCGCCGCTCTGAGCCGCTCTCCACGCATCGCGGagtctccgtctccgtcgccgtcgccgtcgccggccacccCACCGCTGCCTCGACCACGCCCCCTACCCACCCGAGGTATGCAGCGGGTGCACGGCCTCTCTCAGTTTTAGCGGAATTGATCCATGCTGCTGCTTCTAGTTAGCTGTTGTTACTCAGAGATGCTGCAATATCACCGTCTGAATGTACTACTAGCACTagcagtgagtgagtgagtgagttaGTTCGGCTGTAACTAGTGGCAACGACGATGGTTTTCTTTGTGGTATTAGCAGATACTCACTACTACGTATCACTTagcagtgagtgagtgagtgaggtcGGCTGTAATCAGTTTACCAGTGACAACAACGATGATTTTGTCTCTGATATTACCGGACACTCTCTAGTCTAGTTTGATGCCGAGTCGTATAATGAATTTGTTTTCAACACAAGGTTCTGCTCTTCGATGCTTACAGGTTGATGTTGAAGACCTATAGAGCTCAAAAGACCCAGATGGTACTACTGGCATAATGCAGCCTTCAGACATTTGGAAGGCGCATGCgtcgcagcagcagcagtcggaggGGTCAGGGCTGGACATGGAGAGGAACAACGGATGCAACGGCCATAACTGCTGCCCGTCCCCTCTCCAGCCCGTCGCCTCAGCTGGTCAGCACTCCGAAAGCAGCGCCGCCTACTTCTCTTGGCCCACGTCTACGCTGATGCACGGCTCCGCCGAGGGCCGCGCCAACTACTTTGGGAACCTGCAGAAGGGCGTGCTGCCGGGACACCTTGGCCGCCTGCCCAAAGGCCAGCAGGCCACCACCTTGCTCGATCTCATGATTATAAGGGCGTTCCACAGCaagatcctgcgccgcttcagccttgGCACGGCCATAGGCTTTCGGATCAGGAGGGGCACGTTGACCGACACGCCTGCCATCCTCGTGTTTGTTGCTCGCAAGGTTAACAAGAAGTGGCTCAGGCCTACGCAGTGCCTTCCAGCCGCCCTTGAGGTACACTTGGTTTTGTTGTTTGTTTTTAGCAATTTCTTATTTAGTCCACACTAGTATGAACTTTCATAACCTGTATCTGTGAAATGTTCCTTCCATGAACAGGGACCTGGGGGTGTGTGGTGTGATGTTGATGTTGTTGAGTTCTCTTATTATGGTGCACCAGCACCGACTCCAAAGGAACAATTGTATGACGAGCTTGTTGATGGGCTGCGGGGTAGTGATCCATCTATAGGCTCTGGTTCACAGGTCATATTTTTTTTCCACAGCTACTGTTGCCTGTTTGCCCTGTCCTCTTCACAGTTAACTAGTTATTACACCTCACATCCGTAGGATTGCAGTCTGGATGAATTTGCTGTGGGATTCATTCACGCTGTATTTTATTTAGTTTTACTTCCATTGACTCAAAACTTCTTAAAACATTCCTATGTTTTCCTATGATGCAACCAAACAACCTGTCAATACTATGGTTTTCCTACTCTTATATGTTTACCAAACCCTGCTTTGCTATAAATCATACACCACAAAGACCAGAGATTCTGTTTTTTTATTCCATTCATTTTCATTTAGTACATCAAAATCATTATTTATCTGTCAGCTCTCGACACACACATCAGTTTCATGCATTGACACTGAATAACTCTGGACATACATACCAGTCTCATACTCTCATGAATTGATATTGTGACTTAGTTGTTTCGGTTTTAATTCTCAGGTAGCTAGTCTTGAAACATACGGGACTTTGGGTGCCATCGTGAAGAGTCGAACTGGCAACAAGCAAGTAGGCTTCCTAACGAACAGACATGTTGCAGTTGACCTGGATTATCCTAATCAGAAGATGTTCCATCCGTTGCCCCCTAATCTTGGACCTGGAGTTTACCTCGGTGCTGTTGAGAGAGCCACATCTTTTATCACGGATGATGTTTGGTATGGTATCTATGCGGGAACGAACCCAGGTAACATTTTTCGTCATCACAGATTGCTTCATATATTTGTTCAACTATTCAACTGCCGACTCTAGTGAAACAGAAAATGAAATGTTTCTGAGTATTTCGTGTTTTTGGCATACATGGCGTATCTTGTACTCCATTCACCACGCTCATTTCAtgcttttgctgccattttttttccTTATAATGCTCTTGTTCTCATAAATTGAAATGCCATTTACCTGTGCGGTGCATCTGCAGAAACATTTGTCCGTGCTGATGGTGCATTTATACcatttgcggacgactttgacattACCAATGTCAGCACCTCAGTTAAAGGAGTTGGACTCATCGGTGACATCAAGGCAATCGATCTGCAGTCCCCGATTGGCAGTCTCATCGGGAAGCAAGTTGTGAAAGTTGGAAGAAGCTCAGGCCATACGACAGGGACCGTCATGGCATATGCTCTTGAATACAACGACGAGAAGGGCATATGCTTTTTCACCGACTTCCTTGTCGTCGGGGAGAACCAGCAAACGTTTGATCTTGAAGGGGACAGCGGAAGCCTTATAATCTTAACAGGACAAGATGGTGAGAAGCCACAGCCTATAGGGATTATATGGGGTGGCACGGCCAACCGCGGAAGGTTGAAGCTGAAAAGTGGGCAGGGCCCAGAGAACTGGACGAGTGGTGTTGATCTGGGGCGCCTTCTTGACCTCCTCGAGCTCGATCTGATCACGACAAGCGAAGGGCTGCAAGGTCTGTCCTTTTCCTAACACTGAGTGAGTGTTGTCTGCTGGACACACAACAGCTAGACAGACATGTTGTTGTCAGCATCCCTTGTTTGTAGCATCACCTTGATTTCCTCCTCTCTTTGTTGGTTGGCACAACAGAGGCCCTGGAGGAGCAGAGGATCACGGTGGCGGCGGCCAATTCTACGGCCACCGAGTCGTCGCCGCCCGTGGCCACCACCCCGCAAGAAGCCGAGAAAGTGGACAAGATCTACGAGCCCCTGGGGATCAACATCCAGCAGCTTCCACGGGACGGCTCTGCCAACTCGACGGACCAGCCCTTTGGGCCCGACGAGTTCCACGTCGACACGGTGGATGGGGTAAACAGCAACGTGGAGGAGCGGCAGTTCATCCCGAACCTGATGGGCATGTCCCCGATGCGTGACGAGCAAGGAGGCAACGGCGAGCTGGAAAACAACTGCAACCTGGAGAGCTCGGCGGAGGACATCTGCTTCTCGCTGCACCTGGGCGAGCGGGAGCCCAAGAGGCTCCGCTCCGACACGACGACGGTGGACATAGACCTGCAGAAATGAGAGAGGGGCCGTGGCATCTTGTTCCTTTCATCGTGCCCCTctgtatgcgttgttgttgttgttggattgGAGGCGATTGCGATTTGTGGATGGAAAAATAAAACCCCATTGATCGATCTGTGAGATGAGAACCTGCTGTTGTATTGCTCGCTGGGACCCGACCGACAGAGTTTTACTACAGCAGTAGTTTCAGGTGAAAACGATGGCGCTGTCATCTGTATGTGTACTACTCCtggtagtacttcctccgttccaaattactcgtcgcagaaatgaatatatctagaactaaaatacacctgcgacaagtaattcgaaacggagggagtagtagtgaacTGTTGCGTGATTTATTTAACTCCCAACTCGTCAGCCAACTAACCAGTACGTATATGTGAATAAAGGAAGGAAAACATGTAGCATTACACAGGCCTGTATGGCTGCatggaattacttgtcacagaaatggatgtatctagatgtattttggttgtagatacatccatttttaaccATTTTtgagacgagtaatttggaacggagggagtatgtttcatGTCATGTTTTGTACTACTACTAGCAAAAGTGCCCGTTGcaacgtgcgttgcgacggatgaacaacaaaaaaatcataaaatttataGACCCAAAATAAAATAATTCAAGTTCAGGCAAATTGCACCAATATGTCATCAGTTTTACAGATTGATAATTAAGAATAAATGATGCAAGAGAGCAAAGAACATGATACATCAAATTTATGACAAAAAAGAAATAGGTCAAAGATTTTTAATGATGTCGGTAGTGAAACACAAAAAATACATGCTAGCCAAATAAGTATGACTTAATATCCAGACATATGAGTGTCGTCTATTTTAACATGGTGGTTCACCATGTTGCCACACAATGTCCACGTGATCGTAATGCACGTGGTAAATCCCTAGGCAATGAGCTTATCACTGCACGACACACTTGCCATTGTCTCGCGCAAGGAAATATTTAAATCTTTAAGAACAAATCTCATCGACCAAGAACTACTCTCAATGCCTAGACATATAAAGACTTTCCAAAAACTAATCAAATCCTAGACATAAAATACTTCTAAATCGGCGAACAGTTTTTCGAATCGACAAACATCTTTTATAAATTAGGACATCTTTAAAAAATCACGAACATTTGTTTTGTTTTTAGAGAAACATTTATTGAAATGCATGGAtagtttttgaattcatgaatattttttgactcagctaacattttttgaattgatgaCTTTTTTAAATTGGGGGATGAATTTTAAATTTTGCAAAAGACATTTGATTTTTTGAAAATTTTCTTGGACATTTTTTTTCCAGATTCacgaatatgttttgaatacacaatcatttttttgaaaatcatgaacatgattttaCTTCCTGACATGTTTTTCCAGATTGTGATTTTTTATAATTTGCGACAGTTTTGTAAAATcaccaacattttttgaaacaGCGAAAATTTTATGATTTCCCGAAGTTTTTTTAATTCACTATTATTTCTCTAAAATTTGGTTATAACTGAAAACTTTTATAATTTGGAATTGTCAAATTAATTTCAAGAAGAAAAAACTAAAACAGAAATGAGAAAAGCACAGTTCACGGCGGCGCCTTTGGAAATAAAAACCAAATCGTTTTCTTAACTTACCGAGTGGCATAGCGGGTAATTTATAGCTAATTCGGAGGCAATTATTTgaacggacgaccagaagcactatttactttattattatttttatggcgATTATATATATAAGGTAGATAGATCGAATAATTACGAATGGACATGGTTCTACGCGAGGATGGAATCACCTCCGTCCATGCGCACGTGATTCGTGTAGTATTTGTACAACCAGCCCGTACATCTATTTCTCAGCACCGCTCCAGTGTAGTATAAGCCTAGTATTCCACAGCCAATAAGTGAGTAAGCCCCACTGCACAATAACTACACTGATCCATGCTATTGATTAGAGAAGTTAATCTCTCATTTATTTGTACATTCAACGGCAGCGTGCACCACCCCATGCATTTTCTCCCCATTCATTGTATCCATGCCGCAGCTCGTCCCTCACTCAGCTAGCTTCTCTAGTCCATGCTCAGGGAGATCTAAGAGTTCCTCTTCCCAACAATGGAGTTGTGGAATTGTAGCTATACTGGAgtccatctctttctctctctctggtgGTTGGTGGTGGACATTGCAAGCTCATGTTCTGTATTAGGATCCCAACTAACGTAGAAAAGATAACGAACATCTAACCTTCCGTCGTTGCTAGAGCTTGATGCCATGGCCAGCTTTTTCCTCTCAGCGCCAGGTTGAAGATGAACAATATTGGGCGACATATGTGACACCTTCACCTGGCACACCTCAACCTGTATCCATTTATTAGGAGCAGGTCGTGAAGTGTTAACTACATTGGAAGCATGCACCCTGTCCATAATCACACTAGCTCTCTCCACCTCGCATTGTTCAATTTAGAAACTGGAGTATTTTAGTTTCGTCACTTGTTTCAAGTATTGGTTTAGAACTGAAATCCTTACATTTATCAATTTCTTATTAAAAAATCAATTAACTCCATTCTTCGTAGTTAACTCAAATCATGAAAAAAATagaatttgaatttttaaatgcaaCATTAATAATAAAAAATCATTTCGTCTATTAATAGAAGATCAGGCAAAATTCTACATAAAGGTTAAAATATTTTTACATGGCTTATAGAGAATGAGGCTTCTTTTTACGGCTTTGGGTTTGATCTCAGCTTCACAAGCATACATGTTAACCAAAAATTACAATTCCCATTTAAGAAAAATTAGAGACATCAAAATCAACTCCACATATAATTCTAATTGAAGTTACGATATGAAAATATCTGCGAGCTGCATTTAATTATCTAAATATATGGGAGCAAGTTTGTCATGGTTACAGCTAAATTTGTGTGCTTAGTCGTTGTTCTGTGTATTAAtactatattaatatatatagtagTAATATATTAATTGGTAAATTAGGACTAATCATCATACAAGTGTGTTTAATCATTGTGCCAGTTATTAGCTCTGTAATATCTAGGGCTAATTAGCATATGAGCCTTACTCTATACACTAAACCATCCAGTTCGTCATGAATCAGTCGCTATGAATAAAGCTTCTTGTATCAGCATTCCGTTGATTCATCTGCCTATTGATGAGTAGCACATTAATACATAGGTTTGGCCACCTAATCACAAGTGCCACAAAAGAAGTCTGCAATGCAAGTAGACCAACATGTTGGTTATATGTCAGCGCGCGCGTATACCCAAGAAAGTAAAACGCAGAACCAGTGTGATATGCTATAACATGTGTATCAACGTTTCTGCTGGGGCCATCTCCTTTTGTTCTTCCGCTCTCCACAGGGACGCGACTCACAGAAGAGCTACAGTGCAGTTCTGACAGATAAGAGAATTAAAGACTGACCCAACACCTGCAAGGGGCGTTGCTACCAGACAACTAGTATCCATACGAGAATTAAACGAGACCTGGCCCATGCATGCCAGGTATAACGTCACGTATTTACTCTGGCCTGAGAATTACCCCCCCCCCTTATTTTGCAGTGGCCTATATTAAGTAGCAATCGTGATGCATATGCGGACGCGCGAGATTTCGGCATCGCGTGCCACCATGTCCCAAAAGTTCGCGTCCGTAGATAGATAGGGTAGATTAGGGTAGATTTATTGTGAAGAATCTTTTTGTAGTACTAGATGTGATGCTAATTGACCAAATTTCCATGGCAATTTTTGAGACTATAGATCATGGCAACCCCAAATGTGTACTTCATGGCAATTGGCAACTCGTATGTTTTTGCAATCGAAACTCAAATTTAGATTTGTTACCATGGCAACTCAAGATTTGATTTGTTGTTATGCCAAATTGAATTATTCTTTCCCATGCCAAAAAACATAAAATGTTTCCTTGGAAATTTAAAATAAGTTGCCATGTCAACTCAACTTGTGCACCATGTCAAATTAAATCATGTTATCATTGCCATGGCAGTTTCAGGGCTATTTACAAGAGAAATCAACTTTAATTTGGCGTGATGTAGGGATAGTAATTTTGCCATGATACGTATAGTTGTCGTGATAGATAGAAGTAGTTTTTTCTCTCTCATTTCCCATGGTCTATCTCTTCTCCACTCCTAAAGGGGGAGTACATTGTCTTTTCATATATGTCGATCTTTTGGATTCACTACATTATTGGATATTCAGTTTCTTACTCGTCATCATACGAAGGCAGTTACATAAGATAACCGGAAGAGCCAATGTTTTGTTTAATTTCATTTTTGAACACCGACAAACCATGCCTCTCGAAGATATGGAGGAATCAAATCTGTGCCGCCCCCTGGTGGCGATACCTCTACCCCAGCCTCTCTTGGTGACATCTCTAATGTTACTTGGATGAGTAGTTCCTCGCATACATTCTCTATCCTTTTTGATACTTGTTGATAAAAAGGGGGAGAAGAACATCGAGTGATAGGATAGCGGGTTATTTGCAGGGGTGTTTCCATTCGCCTTCTTATTTGGTTTTCCTCGGAACAATTTGATTTCATCGAACTATTTGCTTGTGGAACT
It encodes:
- the LOC119298700 gene encoding protein NARROW LEAF 1-like, translated to MQPSDIWKAHASQQQQSEGSGLDMERNNGCNGHNCCPSPLQPVASAGQHSESSAAYFSWPTSTLMHGSAEGRANYFGNLQKGVLPGHLGRLPKGQQATTLLDLMIIRAFHSKILRRFSLGTAIGFRIRRGTLTDTPAILVFVARKVNKKWLRPTQCLPAALEGPGGVWCDVDVVEFSYYGAPAPTPKEQLYDELVDGLRGSDPSIGSGSQVASLETYGTLGAIVKSRTGNKQVGFLTNRHVAVDLDYPNQKMFHPLPPNLGPGVYLGAVERATSFITDDVWYGIYAGTNPETFVRADGAFIPFADDFDITNVSTSVKGVGLIGDIKAIDLQSPIGSLIGKQVVKVGRSSGHTTGTVMAYALEYNDEKGICFFTDFLVVGENQQTFDLEGDSGSLIILTGQDGEKPQPIGIIWGGTANRGRLKLKSGQGPENWTSGVDLGRLLDLLELDLITTSEGLQEALEEQRITVAAANSTATESSPPVATTPQEAEKVDKIYEPLGINIQQLPRDGSANSTDQPFGPDEFHVDTVDGVNSNVEERQFIPNLMGMSPMRDEQGGNGELENNCNLESSAEDICFSLHLGEREPKRLRSDTTTVDIDLQK